The following are from one region of the Rhinoraja longicauda isolate Sanriku21f chromosome 11, sRhiLon1.1, whole genome shotgun sequence genome:
- the dynlt4 gene encoding dynein light chain Tctex-type 5-B isoform X2, producing MTTKQMPLSQETLAQFNQALSGDGLGPHPRARSISTRRSSQSMDIHTGKHRPHLKNTDGRPHMPSRRSSIISSMNVPFSRRSSVMLGKRHSMSWMTCGQVSFSGLPLYQPIIEVKCENTYKAQPDEGCKFDACKIQKVLEATLPSYLADKKYNPVTSVQLVQSLTDLIRLKVKDINAPRYKLVCNVVLGQHNGQGMQIVSRCLWDTMTDNYATATFKNSSLFAVATVYGLYFE from the coding sequence ATGACAACCAAGCAGATGCCTTTATCACAGGAGACATTAGCTCAGTTCAATCAAGCTCTGTCTGGAGATGGTTTGGGACCACACCCTCGTGCAAGATCCATTTCCACCCGCAGAAGTTCTCAGTCGATGGATATTCACACTGGCAAACATCGCCCGCATCTGAAGAATACGGATGGAAGACCACATATGCCTTCCCGAAGGAGCTCCATTATAAGCTCCATGAATGTGCCGTTCTCTCGCAGAAGCTCCGTGATGCTGGGCAAAAGGCATTCCATGAGTTGGATGACCTGTGGTCAGGTCAGTTTCTCTGGATTGCCTCTGTACCAACCTATCATAGaagtaaagtgtgaaaacacttACAAAGCTCAGCCAGATGAAGGGTGCAAGTTTGATGCCTGCAAAATCCAAAAGGTTTTGGAGGCCACACTTCCAAGCTACCTGGCTGACAAGAAGTACAACCCTGTGACATCTGTGCAGCTAGTGCAGAGTTTGACAGACCTCatcaggttgaaggtgaaggataTCAATGCCCCTCGATATAAGCTGGTATGCAATGTGGTATTGGGCCAGCACAATGGTCAGGGGATGCAGATTGTCAGTCGCTGTCTGTGGGACACAATGACTGACAATTATGCCACTGCCACTTTCAAAAACTCTTCACTTTTTGCTGTTGCAACTGTGTATGGGTTATATTTTGAATGA
- the dynlt4 gene encoding dynein light chain Tctex-type 5-B isoform X1 — protein sequence MINILITMTTKQMPLSQETLAQFNQALSGDGLGPHPRARSISTRRSSQSMDIHTGKHRPHLKNTDGRPHMPSRRSSIISSMNVPFSRRSSVMLGKRHSMSWMTCGQVSFSGLPLYQPIIEVKCENTYKAQPDEGCKFDACKIQKVLEATLPSYLADKKYNPVTSVQLVQSLTDLIRLKVKDINAPRYKLVCNVVLGQHNGQGMQIVSRCLWDTMTDNYATATFKNSSLFAVATVYGLYFE from the exons atg ATCAATATACTGATCACCATGACAACCAAGCAGATGCCTTTATCACAGGAGACATTAGCTCAGTTCAATCAAGCTCTGTCTGGAGATGGTTTGGGACCACACCCTCGTGCAAGATCCATTTCCACCCGCAGAAGTTCTCAGTCGATGGATATTCACACTGGCAAACATCGCCCGCATCTGAAGAATACGGATGGAAGACCACATATGCCTTCCCGAAGGAGCTCCATTATAAGCTCCATGAATGTGCCGTTCTCTCGCAGAAGCTCCGTGATGCTGGGCAAAAGGCATTCCATGAGTTGGATGACCTGTGGTCAGGTCAGTTTCTCTGGATTGCCTCTGTACCAACCTATCATAGaagtaaagtgtgaaaacacttACAAAGCTCAGCCAGATGAAGGGTGCAAGTTTGATGCCTGCAAAATCCAAAAGGTTTTGGAGGCCACACTTCCAAGCTACCTGGCTGACAAGAAGTACAACCCTGTGACATCTGTGCAGCTAGTGCAGAGTTTGACAGACCTCatcaggttgaaggtgaaggataTCAATGCCCCTCGATATAAGCTGGTATGCAATGTGGTATTGGGCCAGCACAATGGTCAGGGGATGCAGATTGTCAGTCGCTGTCTGTGGGACACAATGACTGACAATTATGCCACTGCCACTTTCAAAAACTCTTCACTTTTTGCTGTTGCAACTGTGTATGGGTTATATTTTGAATGA